ataaactgtaGTCATAAAAAGAGAACATTAAATGACAACACACTCATTATTGTACAAAAGAGAAAGTGACTCCTACAACCAAATACTTACAATTAATGTAAAACAATTTGACAACTTGTGTATAAAATTGATCTaaactgattgttttcaaaaaaaaaaataagtacattGCTGAGGTCCAGTTATTGAGGACAGTTTCAGCcttcaaaacaacaactgtGAAACACTAGTGTAGAgggctttttcttcttcaaaacaaaaagagaaaaagcaaaagtgtGCAATTTCACAAAATGAGTAACATTGACTTAACTCATGAGTCACTTTGGCATCCACTGcttatttctaaaattaaaaagaaaaatgaaggaggagaaagagagcGTACTGGCAGGTCGGCATACTGCTGTAACACAAGTTATAtccttgaaaaagaaaaagcctaGAGccatctatttttattttcatctctaTCCCTGCATACTTTAAGAATGAAAACAGTCCTGCAGGTCaagttgtggttgaaggaatgaTGATCAGCAAGCCAGAGAGCAGCTGCTGTTATTGTGTTGCAGCTGCACACTCAGAGTCTTTGTGTTTACCAGTCggagtaagaaaaaaaacaagccctgAGAAGGAGAGACTATACTGCATGCTTTCACATCTCGCCATGGCTACTGAGCGCAGGCTTTCAACTATTCGCTAAGTTCCTGCAAACATCTTCCCGCCTATACATCTCTCAGTATCACGCTGTGTGCAAGAGCAGAAGCAGCACTGTTCTGAAACAACAACGGAGTCACGCAATTTCTTTAGAAAAGGCTTACAAGTTAATTCTTGGAGTAAAGATGCTTTTGGTGAGTACAGCTGGAGGGTGTTCATTGATGCGTTCAAAGTCTGATCTtagcatatttgtaaaaatctaAGCTTCCCGGAGAACTAATTTCCTCCTTTAAAGTGACGTCTTTTAACTGGTTACCAAACACAACTTTACCACCATGACCAAAGTTACTACACAAGCTGGGAGTACAAATAGGTGTCAAACATCAATGGTCCCTCGCAACTTCTGCTTTTATAAAAGACTCACTTTACTTGTGTATGAAACTTGAATTGCACCAAAGTATCTAACATCTATTTTGTTTCTGCCTTATCTATTTATTACACATGTAAACATATGAGTCCAGAGAGTCTGGCACCCCTGGTAGAAATGTATACAAAGACTTGCTTTGATCACAATTGTTTTatcagagtggaaaaaaaaatccagtcatTATTTTTAGTATACTGGTTCAATCTGTATTCAAATCCCTAAATATTTCTATCAAATAAATGCAGCTGAAGCACTTTTAATACCCAACATTACTTGTCTCAGTTGTTCATTGTCTAGGATTGATGAATTGATAATGTTTGACACAAAGGTCTAGTTTTCTTATCCATTCTTCAACGTAGGGAAGACCAAAAAACTTGCCTTTCAAGTAAAGCAGATGTACGTTGATCTGCATAAACTAAGAAACTGCTACATCCCCTAAACTTGCTTATGATTACAGTCCAAGCAATTATAAAAACTGTGTACACAATTGGAATTGTGACATGTCAGTCTTGTCATAAACCCAAGTTTGTCTTGCCACCAAGCAAAGTGAGGAGAATGGtaataaagttaaaagaaattcCTAAGGATCACTGTTAGAGAACTAGagtaatttgaatttattttgagattataTTACCACagtaacaaataataataatttatagtttttacacatcttttaCCAAGGTGCTAAGACCCAGTATGGACTATTTAAAGAGTGGTAGTTCTAAAGTGAGCAAATTAATTTCTATCAAGGGAAAGACCAAGTTATAAGCTGGTACAATCTCAGCCAGAGTTTCAGAGAACCTCAAATCTGGACTCTTATTAAGAATCAAATGCTTTTGGTCATCAGAATGTGTTTTTCCCCCATTAGAGAAAACTCTCAAGGTATGACTTACAACTTTTGTTGACATCTTCAAAGGCTTCCAGGTAACATGGTAGCACGGTTTTACCAATGTTACGGTCCATGTTTGGTTTAGTACTGAGCAATAAAAGGGTCTTTAAACGTGGCATAAATAACCTCACAAAATGAGTGCATggatccattttttttatagaaaaatccTAAAAGCATCCTCTCTCTAACATCTCATGAGCTCCACTGTACTACCATCGATTCACCTGTAAAATCAGTACAAAGTCAAGGTGGTTTCTAAAGCTGAAAACCGATATGCCACAGTTTGGCAAAACTTTGTCACTTAACGGAGTGATCCAGTAAGGTCcataaaaaaacagcactttACAGTCAGGAGCCATGatgacaaatgtgaaaatataacattCTTCAGCTCAAAGAAAGAATCCTCCTTCAGTTCTTGGCTGAACAAAGCACATCCATATCCACAAAGGTTGGCCATGGAGGATACTAGGAACTTCAGTCAATAGCTTTAAACAGCAGACTGACCTTAAAGTGGAGGCACCTTATCTTCATATTGTGGCGGAGGGGTAAGAGGTTCAATACTGATTCCGGCTGCTGGCTGAGAGCTCCCCGTGTTTTTCATGGGAAGCTTTTCTGACTTAATCCTTCGGATTTTGATGGGGAGGAAATTGCGGTTGTTTTTCCCAGGTCTATGGCTTGATGTAGAAATAGTAGCGCTGGGAGAGCTACAAGCCGGGGCAGGTTGAGGAATGGTGGAGTTGACGTCGGCGACCTCGTTTTCATACTGGATGCCGTCGACCTGGACGAGGTCATCGTAGGACGGCAGCTGGGAGACGCTTGGACGAAGGTTGCTCTGACGGACAGGGTACTGCCCGCTGCCTACCACCTCCTCGTAGCTTGGTACTGCGTAGCGCTGGGCCCGCTCCTCAGCCCTGCAGAGttgtaaatacataaattaaaggTCATGTGAACCACACAcagctctgggaaaaaaaaataaaaaaatcacctaTTTGTCAAATTCCCAACACAATTTCTGTATGTATGTAGTTAAACCAAGAACGATTCAGCAGACTCGTAAATTAAAGCTGTAGATTAGCTTCCTGAAACTTCACTGATATCAGAAAcgtaaatatttccaaatgcATCTTTTCAAGTAATGACAGAAAGCTGTCGTGAAATTTTAATGGGATAAAAacacttgagtaaaaatatcatgGCCAAATCCAGCGGAgtagaaacacacagaaattaccaaaaatatttttaacttctgTAATGACTTGCTGGGAGTCTTAAAACCACACGTTTCTTGTAACAAACAGACCAGTCCTTTTCTTTATCAACTCAGGTAAGACACTTCTAATGTCATCTCTGGTACAGCAGTGGGCTTAGCGTCACAATCCTGTGattatccctttttttttcaaccacccttttctttttccttccatctaaacttttaattaatatgTTTGCTTACAGAGTTCTGAAAAGCTGGCATCTttaacattaatatttcatgACTAACTCTCCTTGTGGAGGGTGTCACGACTATCTGCAAACAGTCACTTTTCATTGGGTAAGGAGTCAGCAGCCTTACCCGAGCCAAAGAACAACATGTCTGTACCAAAACGTCATAATaatcatataaataaataaattctgtttgtcatgAATATGACTACATAatgagttttacttttcaacagaatttacaacagaatataaataaaatctttgataAAGCAATACAACTCTGAAATTATacaagatgtttgttttcactctcATGAATCACTCATCTGAGGCTgtacaatatcaataaaatatttaattgtgatactaaaaactgtgaaaatgataCTAATTACTATTAACCTACATTTCCTCAACCATTTTCattctttatcattttataaTGCCCACAACATCTCTCCATAAGCTTTAGCAAGTCAGCTATTAAGTAAAAACGtaggagaaaataaagaaaaactctcATAAAAAGAAGACTTTCTGTGCTCTAAACAGACTTCAGTCTAACATTTGGCGATTGTCAACACACAATCACCAATAAAATGAGGTCAAGTCGCAAGCAGAGTAAACTCACgtttctctctcctcctgctccctcGCAGCGTCTCTCTGGTTTTGGATCTCCTGGCGTCTCAGCTGCTCCCGCTGTTTGTTCCTCAATCccagacacagagacagcagCAGCATAGCCACCCCGGAGCCAGCCAGCACAAAGGCCACAGAGGACGCTTTATTTCTCTTGCCATCGATTCCATCATCGCCCCCTGAACCGCTGCTGCTGTTATTAAAACCTGTGTTTGCGGGCACCAAGCTCCACACAATCATCACTACTCCGAGGGCGACGAGGCCGACTCCCAAAGCACACAGAGCATACTGTGAGCCTGAATTTCCATTGTTTTCTCGGTTGCTCATCTGgttagtgttgttgttgttattggtgttgctgctgctgctgacggtCGTCACTACTATTCCAGGGGGGCCGTCCACAGTGGATcgcattttgtttaaatgtcagtACTTCAGTCAGATCAGGTCCAGTGAAGTCAAACACTGTGGAGAGAAAGGCATATTAGCAAGAGAACAGACTGggaagtttaataaaaaaaaaaaaaagaaaaaggaatataaatgcatataaaaatacttatttttccCTTTAAGATTACAGAAAGGCTTACAGTGATGAGAACGCCTAATTCTCGTGTCTCTTAGGTGGCGACTGAAGTTAGACTGCTCTCTATAGTCTCACCTCAGACGCCTCTACTGCTTAAGGTTTCATAGTCCAGCTTTTCAGAGAACTGAACGAACATAAAATTCACTGTAGTAAAATAAATCCAAGCCTTTCCGAGTCACAGGCGACCTGCgtggtaaaatatttacagcagcCTCACCTTTCAAAGTCACCTGTGCCACAGTTAGCGCTACCAATGCTAATAAAAAGGGTAGTGGCCGCTGTAAATCTAATGCCTCAAGAAATATTACTTAGTCGTGTTCTCCACAGGTTTACTGAGTTCTTATCAGCCACTAAATCAAAATTCTGCACTCTTATGTGAATATTGTGAATTTATGAGGTTACATTACTTGAAGTATTTATTAGCATTTATACCAAGTAGAATGGTTCTCTGAAATGCAGTAAGCATGTCAGATGTGTGTACTTGTCTACATACAATGAACATGGTAATGATCACATAGCtaatcatttctattttaataaataacctTGTGACGTGAACTTGGCGAGAAGACGTAATTTACCTGGAATTGGGGGGTTGGGCAATATGAATGTGCTGATAATGTTTTGAAGCTTAGATATAATTGAATTATCTTTAACGGACATTCCGTTTATTGTTGTTCTCTGCTATGTGCCAGACTTTTCTCCTAAGTTCATAAATGACCTTTGATCTAAAAGGAGTGCAATTAATCAGAATGTCATTGTTTCGTAAcctttaaaattgaaaaacagtTTCTGAGTTGGGACACTTCAAAGTCTAATGtctgtaaagaaatatttattgcaTTACATTCTCTACTGTGTTAGTGATTTTTATCaagtcttctttcttttcttttctgaaaagaaacaaagattacAGATTCTTACAAAAGTATCAAACCAAGGATGTCTTGATTTGATAGCATGATTGGAAATCAGACCCAACCAGGTAGTTTAAGGCTCGATCGGAATCGGGTGTCACATCATGACCATATGTATATTTATTCTTAAACTAAATAGGAATGAAAACAGAACGATAACAGTTATGTGATGGtactttaatgttttgaaaCAACACATGAGTAACACTTTGCAGCAGTGAAGGCCGTAAAGCTAGCAAAACATGTAATCAGCTTGAAATGGAAGCATTTTTGCCAATTTAGTGGAGTTGTCGATGTATTTAAAGACTTTTCAGACCACTCTAGCAACTTTGACAAATCTAGCAACTTTCTTTGGTTTATTGGACAAAACGGGAAGGCACCGATCGTACTGCAGTTGCAGTGAGAGCTGCCATGAGTCTCTCCCACTTCAGAAGCAGTTGTAGGCGGTCAGTCTGACTAACAGCAGAATCGTCATGGAGCAGCCTGCAGTAGAGCAGAGAGGAGACCTGCTCAATTCAAACAT
The genomic region above belongs to Xiphophorus maculatus strain JP 163 A chromosome 1, X_maculatus-5.0-male, whole genome shotgun sequence and contains:
- the LOC102221493 gene encoding transmembrane protein 51-like — encoded protein: MRSTVDGPPGIVVTTVSSSSNTNNNNNTNQMSNRENNGNSGSQYALCALGVGLVALGVVMIVWSLVPANTGFNNSSSGSGGDDGIDGKRNKASSVAFVLAGSGVAMLLLSLCLGLRNKQREQLRRQEIQNQRDAAREQEERETAEERAQRYAVPSYEEVVGSGQYPVRQSNLRPSVSQLPSYDDLVQVDGIQYENEVADVNSTIPQPAPACSSPSATISTSSHRPGKNNRNFLPIKIRRIKSEKLPMKNTGSSQPAAGISIEPLTPPPQYEDKVPPL